The Anabas testudineus chromosome 14, fAnaTes1.2, whole genome shotgun sequence genome includes a region encoding these proteins:
- the waif2 gene encoding wnt-activated inhibitory factor 2 codes for MRGKMWMFHSADDSKCLFSIWKQCLYCAAVACLLFAPVRTNDACPASCICARESGTVTCRDGEDTEVPGDIPKWTSTLILKGQNISTLQRGAFMTNGTELEIMTLSLSYNGIRAIETDAFLGIPRLHLLDLSHNQLESISAEAFHGLSELRSLYLNYSILPSVAAQLSNALSARSLRNLHRLELAGNQLKSIPLMRLDIYNLHALVLVNNSIETLGRENVTNLYQQRRIRVYLSLNPFRCNCELEAFYYWLKNSSQCPDAGRLLCSEPEDKRGSPVEKLRVDCMNENLEAVSYVFLGIVLALIGVVFLMVLYLNRGGIKRWLNNIREACRDQMEVYHYRYEQDSDPRLANVAV; via the coding sequence ATGAGGGGAAAGATGTGGATGTTTCACAGTGCCGATGATTCAAAGTGTCTTTTTTCCATTTGgaaacagtgtttgtattgtgCTGCAGTTGCGTGTTTGTTGTTCGCCCCTGTCAGGACGAATGATGCCTGTCCGGCGTCCTGCATCTGTGCCAGAGAGTCGGGGACGGTGACCTGCCGTGATGGGGAGGACACTGAGGTGCCGGGGGACATACCGAAGTGGACGTCCACCCTCATACTCAAGGggcaaaacatttcaactttaCAGCGCGGTGCGTTCATGACCAATGGCACGGAGTTGGAAATTATGACACTCTCACTGTCCTATAACGGGATACGGGCGATCGAGACCGACGCCTTCCTCGGGATCCCCCGATTGCATTTGTTGGATTTGAGCCACAATCAGCTGGAGTCTATCTCAGCCGAGGCTTTCCATGGATTATCAGAGCTGCGCTCTCTTTACCTAAATTACTCAATTTTGCCTTCGGTCGCGGCGCAGCTCTCAAATGCGCTCAGCGCACGAAGTTTGCGCAATCTTCACAGACTGGAGTTAGCGGGAAACCAACTGAAGTCTATACCCCTGATGAGATTAGATATCTATAATCTGCACGCGTTAGTCCTTGTAAATAACTCCATTGAGACACTTGGGAGGGAAAATGTCACCAATTTGTACCAGCAGAGGCGCATACGCGTCTACTTGTCTTTAAACCCGTTTCGGTGCAACTGCGAACTGGAGGCATTTTACTACTGGTTGAAGAACTCATCCCAGTGCCCGGATGCAGGACGTCTGCTGTGCAGCGAGCCGGAGGACAAGAGGGGGAGTCCCGTCGAGAAGCTCCGCGTAGACTGCATGAACGAAAACCTGGAGGCGGTTTCGTACGTGTTCCTGGGCATCGTGTTGGCTCTGATCGGGGTGGTGTTCCTAATGGTGCTGTACCTCAACCGTGGCGGCATCAAACGGTGGCTCAACAACATAAGAGAGGCGTGTCGAGACCAGATGGAGGTCTACCATTACCGCTACGAGCAGGACTCAGACCCGAGACTGGCCAACGTGGCTGTTTAA